A window of the Candidatus Kapaibacterium thiocyanatum genome harbors these coding sequences:
- a CDS encoding gamma carbonic anhydrase family protein: MNGTILSYGQYEPKLHESVFVAHGAVILGDVEIGKDSTVWFNCVIRGDVHWIRIGERTNIQDLCMLHTTFRKHPLSIGNNVTVGHSAMLHGCTIEDYVLVGMQCTVLDRAVVRPYSMIAAGAVVREGFEVPEGTLVAGVPAKVVRELSDEERRKLEQSAQNYIDYRDSYRTNKPVR; encoded by the coding sequence ATGAACGGCACGATCCTGTCCTATGGCCAGTACGAGCCGAAGCTGCACGAAAGCGTCTTCGTGGCCCATGGTGCCGTCATCCTGGGTGACGTGGAGATCGGCAAGGATTCCACGGTATGGTTCAACTGCGTCATCCGGGGGGACGTGCACTGGATCCGGATCGGCGAGCGTACCAACATCCAGGATCTGTGCATGCTGCACACGACGTTCAGGAAGCATCCGCTCTCCATCGGCAACAACGTGACGGTCGGGCACAGCGCCATGCTGCACGGCTGTACCATCGAGGACTACGTCCTGGTCGGCATGCAGTGCACGGTTCTGGACCGTGCCGTCGTCCGGCCGTATTCCATGATCGCTGCCGGTGCCGTCGTGCGCGAAGGCTTCGAGGTACCCGAGGGCACGCTCGTAGCCGGAGTCCCGGCCAAGGTCGTCCGTGAACTGTCGGACGAAGAGCGGCGCAAGCTCGAACAGAGTGCGCAGAACTACATCGACTACAGGGATTCCTACAGAACAAACAAACCGGTGCGGTAA
- a CDS encoding tRNA nucleotidyltransferase, with protein MTTNTPAIDISDPILLRISAFAAERGIDAYVVGGYVRDSLMGRIRTDIDITVVGDALDFADAVASLFNSKAVHYERFRTALVPVGEQHLEFVGTRAEVYEPGSRNPVVTEGSLEDDLRRRDFTVNALAASLHPDRLGALVDMFDGAGDIDRRILRTPLDPVVTMNDDPLRMMRAARFASQLQFDVEPAVLEAIRSMADRIRIISQERISDEFMKIMASPKPSVGLHILHDTGLLAHVFPEVERLSGVDLVTTGGREYRHKDVFLHTLQVVDNVAAMSADVWLRFATLMHDVAKPRTKRFVEGTGWTFHGHEEVGARWQDKIFRRMKLPLHHLPYVQTLVRLHQRPMKLVDDGVTDSAIRRLAVQAGGAIEDLFILCKADVTTRNPRLAEKYVRNYDIVRTKVLDVQERDRLREFQSPVRGEDIMEIAGIGPSRTVGYLKYMIEEAILDGYIPNDYDAARAYLVVHLDEWVAAADTAHFERRGGTSAEREDV; from the coding sequence ATGACGACCAACACGCCCGCGATCGACATCTCCGATCCGATCCTTCTCCGTATCTCGGCCTTCGCCGCGGAGCGGGGCATCGACGCCTACGTGGTCGGTGGCTACGTCCGCGACTCGTTGATGGGACGCATCCGTACGGATATCGACATCACCGTCGTCGGCGATGCGCTGGACTTCGCCGATGCCGTCGCATCGCTCTTCAATTCCAAGGCCGTGCACTACGAGCGTTTCCGTACGGCACTCGTGCCCGTAGGCGAACAGCACCTGGAGTTCGTGGGCACGCGCGCGGAGGTCTACGAGCCGGGTTCCCGTAATCCCGTCGTGACGGAAGGAAGCCTGGAAGACGATCTGCGGCGCAGGGACTTCACGGTGAACGCACTCGCGGCATCGCTGCATCCCGATCGACTCGGCGCGCTTGTCGACATGTTCGACGGTGCGGGCGACATCGACCGACGCATACTGCGCACACCGCTGGATCCGGTCGTCACGATGAACGACGATCCGCTTCGCATGATGCGTGCCGCACGGTTCGCCTCGCAATTGCAGTTCGACGTCGAACCTGCGGTCCTCGAAGCCATTCGATCCATGGCCGATCGCATCCGGATCATCTCGCAGGAACGCATCTCCGACGAATTCATGAAGATCATGGCTTCGCCGAAGCCGAGCGTCGGACTGCACATCCTGCACGATACGGGCCTGCTGGCCCATGTCTTCCCCGAAGTCGAACGGCTCTCCGGCGTCGATCTGGTGACGACCGGTGGCAGGGAATACCGCCACAAGGACGTCTTCCTGCACACGCTTCAGGTCGTCGACAACGTCGCCGCGATGAGCGCCGACGTATGGCTGCGCTTCGCCACGCTCATGCACGACGTGGCCAAGCCACGCACGAAGCGGTTCGTCGAGGGAACGGGATGGACCTTCCATGGCCATGAAGAAGTCGGCGCGCGGTGGCAGGACAAGATATTCCGCCGCATGAAGCTGCCCCTGCATCATCTGCCCTACGTGCAGACGCTGGTGCGGCTGCATCAGAGGCCGATGAAGCTCGTGGATGACGGAGTGACGGACTCGGCTATCAGGCGTCTGGCCGTCCAAGCCGGCGGGGCCATCGAAGATCTCTTCATCCTCTGCAAGGCGGACGTCACCACACGGAATCCGCGGCTCGCGGAGAAGTACGTGCGGAACTACGACATCGTGCGCACGAAGGTGCTCGACGTCCAGGAGCGGGACCGTCTGCGCGAATTCCAGTCGCCCGTACGTGGCGAGGACATCATGGAGATCGCCGGTATCGGTCCTTCCCGTACGGTCGGCTATCTCAAGTACATGATCGAGGAAGCCATTCTCGACGGATACATTCCGAACGACTATGATGCTGCGAGGGCCTATCTTGTCGTGCACCTCGACGAATGGGTTGCCGCAGCCGATACGGCGCATTTCGAACGCCGCGGCGGTACGTCCGCCGAAAGGGAAGATGTATGA
- a CDS encoding transketolase, translating to MSIQLLGSKPTRFGFGDGLVSLGERHSNVIVLGGDITGSVMTSLFRDKFPDRFFSIGIAEQNATTIAAGLALSGKIPFFASYGAFCALRNADQLRISVAYNEANVKIGGGHAGISVGPDGATHQVLEEVAFLRTLPHMTMIVPADYEEARKATIAMGEMVGPAYIRFGRSPVPMFTTEESRFELGKANQLTDGDDVAIIACGAMVWESIQAASQLAEKGIKARVINVHTIKPFDFETVTKAARECGAIVTAEEHQVHGGLGGAVAECTAKNAPVPIEFVGVKDSFGGSGEPEELMVKFGLTSKEIAAAALVAMERRDKGSSGIRRIVD from the coding sequence ATGTCAATTCAGCTTCTCGGATCAAAACCCACGCGCTTCGGTTTCGGCGACGGCCTCGTCAGCCTCGGTGAACGTCACAGCAACGTCATCGTGCTCGGTGGCGACATCACCGGCTCGGTCATGACGTCGCTCTTCCGCGACAAATTCCCCGATCGGTTCTTCTCCATCGGTATCGCCGAACAGAATGCCACGACGATCGCCGCAGGCCTCGCCCTGTCCGGCAAGATCCCGTTCTTCGCTTCCTACGGCGCATTCTGCGCACTGCGGAATGCCGACCAGCTCCGCATCTCCGTGGCCTACAACGAGGCGAACGTGAAGATCGGCGGCGGCCACGCAGGCATCAGCGTCGGTCCCGACGGCGCCACGCACCAGGTTCTCGAGGAAGTGGCCTTCCTGCGTACGCTGCCTCATATGACGATGATCGTACCGGCGGACTATGAAGAAGCCCGCAAGGCGACGATCGCCATGGGTGAGATGGTCGGTCCGGCTTATATCCGCTTCGGTCGTTCGCCCGTTCCGATGTTCACCACGGAAGAATCCCGGTTCGAACTCGGCAAGGCCAATCAGTTGACGGACGGCGACGACGTCGCCATCATCGCGTGCGGCGCCATGGTATGGGAGTCCATCCAGGCCGCATCGCAACTGGCCGAAAAGGGAATCAAGGCGCGGGTCATCAATGTCCATACCATCAAGCCCTTCGACTTCGAAACGGTCACGAAGGCAGCCCGCGAATGCGGCGCCATCGTCACGGCCGAAGAGCATCAGGTGCACGGTGGTCTCGGTGGAGCCGTCGCCGAATGCACGGCCAAGAACGCCCCCGTTCCCATCGAATTCGTCGGCGTCAAGGACTCCTTCGGTGGTTCGGGAGAGCCCGAAGAACTGATGGTCAAGTTCGGCCTCACGTCGAAGGAAATCGCCGCCGCTGCCCTGGTCGCGATGGAACGACGGGACAAGGGCAGTTCGGGCATCCGCCGTATCGTGGATTGA